The nucleotide window CACCCTCAGATGTTAATGAACTAGAATACGCTATCCAAGTTCTCAAGCACAACAAAATATGAGATTAAAAACTTTAAAGCTGCCTATTTGTCTGCACAGTCCTAAGGTAATATTACAAATTATTACAAATGTGTTTAGTTTAGTGAGCTAGCTCTCCTGATTTGGATTGCATCAATTATAAGGAGAGTACGAacgctctctgtctctcattgGTGAATATCTTGGACTGCCTCTTGATTTGCGTGGACTTGGGCTGCGACTTCTGGAACCTCTGGGATTATCTTCTTTGACACGAATGTAGGCAACTTCaccctgaaaaaaaacaaactagaacTTTAATCTGTTGACCAAAATCGTTAACGAAAATAAATTTGCCACAACAaactgactttttaaaaatgtgtaaaatattCAAGCACTCTTGAGCACAAACGCAAGTACTGTAAATTGTGTTAAATTTGATTATATTACACAATACAGTTTTAATCAttaaaacacaagaaaacatttttaaaaatcaatagaAACTAACTTCATGAGATCTGAACTTTGTGTCATCTAGTTTCCTCACTGCATATCGCATGTCTTCCTTACGCAAAAACTCAACAACACCAGTACCATCTTTAAAAACATCAGCGTAACAAACATCTCCAGCTTCTCTCATGTGATCTTTCAAATCTTGCCAGCTTCCACTAGGGGGTAGACCTAGACAAAATCACCATAATACATATACTCACAAAAACTCTCTATATCAACTTTTTAAACtgtttactattacaaaaaATGACCCagcattttgaaattaatttttaagcTAGTGCAAGTAGGCCAAATTAGCTACTGTTACTATATAATTGTCAACGTTGTCattttagcataataaaaaGCAGACAACCAATCATGAAATatacaattaattttaataattggtCTATAAATAGATCAATCACATGATTTGcaatatatgaaaataaaaagaaaaaaaaaggaaaactagATGATGCAGATCAAgtggaattttttaaatacttagtAGTATAGCAGTACTAGACTAGTGGGACCAAACTGCCAACTATACTATTGGGTAGCACATTACTTGACAAAAAGACTAGCTTTATTAATATTGaaggaaattgaaaaaaaaaaaaaaaaaaagaaaagaaaaaattaccTGAAACTAATACTCTGTATTGTGTTCTTCTGGATGGAGGGCCTCCTCGTCCAGCCCCTCCATAACCACCTCTTCCTCGGAagccaccaccaccaccacctccTCCTCCTCCGCCGCCACCACCACCTCCTCTCATTCCTCCGCCACCTCCTCCTCCACCAGGAGCACCACTGCCTCTTGGAAATTCAACACGCAAAGTGTAGCCATCATAATTGTAACCATCTCTTTGTCTTACGGAATCTTCTGCATCTCtagataacaaataaataaaaagaccagtaaattgagagaaatacaaaatgatgatcaatcttttaaattttaggctacagtcgggggggggggggggtcctccAGTCCAGGTCAGAGACAGAAGTGGTCATGAACCATCATCATTTTTCATAGATGAACTGCTAATTACAATCtagtataaattatttaattattgcaTTTCATTAGGGGTTAACTGCAGCATCATTATCATAATCATActcatagcattttttttttagcattcttGTCATTGAACTCATTGGTGATTGTCTGATTGaacttaataattaattgaagtGATTCAGACAGACAGTGACAGTGACCAGGCAATGATTCACTGATTGTCTCAATACTGATACTCAAATACTCAGAATACTGtgcactagattctagatccctaatatttaaaatagaatgtctaaattatctaatctagatcctAAAATTGTTAATCATTAAAGACATTATTTTAATCTCTACTAGAGTAAGAGTAAAAGTCTACCTGGGATCCTCGAATTCAACAAAGGCAAATGGAGGCCCTCGTCTGTTTTTCAGatcaataaaagtaattttaccatatttgtaaaataagtctTCAATATCTCTAGTTCTGATGTCTGGTGGCAAATTTCCAACATATATCCTACTATCACGGGCCATTttaattagtagatctaaaactGTAAAACAATTTAGATAGACCTATAATTCTTGAAACTAAAACCACACCTTTAACCGATATAACAAAGATGGCGTGAGATTCTAAAGCTAATTACCGAAACAAATCAACAATGGTCATTCTTATATATGAATTTTACGTTTAAACTGAAACATTAACATtcgtaaataaaaataaatgtaaaaagttttttaaaatatgttcgatactatttactttaaaatacaGAATAGGCTTACATCTAGAGTAGAGCTTTTAATGGAAAAGGGGGTATCTGTGGATAATAGAATTTATAAAATCTCTTTATCAAATGAAAactattttagaaataattttttcatactttacttttaaattcaGATTTATTTTCTCAAATTTTACagatttacataaaatatttaaaaagtgtagTAAATTGCTTTGTTTTCTTAGTTAGAGGAATAACAAGttggataataataatattattatttcaagaAAAAGACTGGGATAAGCCTATTTTGACTGACTaaagattaagcgtttatggagttatctaaaataacaatatcccccattgttatatcaaccgaagAGATATTGACAAAGGATCTCACAGATACCTACAAGGCTCTTAattaacattcctaagaagattctcttgcctgtcagagggcggtactgctgcagaccagCCATATCatcagaaaatttctcagtggacactgtgaCAAAGGGAATACaatgatttttgtttctctttagcgaaactcgaccctggcattGCCACAGAATGAATGCccattcgtttctaacataataataatactaataatcttaattatccataaggaaatttgtcttacaatttgtataTTACATCAAACAGGGcgttttttgtgacggtacggcgtaccggcgcctttttgaaaaaaaaaaaaacaacttttcttgtgtttcaatgtatattattaatttttagtagttaaaagttatgcaatcaactactgagtaccgacacctgtttttgtacaaaaaaagcactgattataactatagaaaaccaaaatatttatatatagtttgtccatcgtggttcgatgatgaccactttgtcatccagggggctgagggctttgcccTGGGGTTTAATGCCTCAtctgtggctggtgagacctatgtgagctcGGATAGtccggctgcacactgggcatgttattccagctggagctagtgtcattggctttgcttttcttctcttgCGTTTTTCTtttgccagcgttgttctcttttcctcagtaacctgtgcgccagttttcacagcgcgacgccataaTGCCCTGTCATGTGcctatgtctcccaggtggctggctTTATGCTGAATGTCTTTAgggaagctttgagggtgtcccagGAGCGTTTTCTATGACCACCTAGCGAGCGCTTTCGTTCGCTTAGtaggccatacaagagtcgtttagggatgcagcggtcttccattctgcagaaaaccaaaatatacatcgGTGCTCTACATTTAATGCTTTCAGATGTATTCCAAAGATACTATTACTACTCTATaatattaatactttttttttcaattttttttttaataaaacgatcagatacatgtagatctatttagatcCAGAGCTCTCAGTAATTTTTCACTACAGAACGAATTCATTTGGTGTTTCTTGGTATTTAGGTTAACTAGCATTAAGCGGAAGTGAATTTTAATgtgatatatttaaattttgttcgATGGGCATCtaaaccaaatctagtctagatctgtattttatttgttttaattaaataatatgaatatagaaATCAAATCtacaattaatcttttttttttcatagattcTGCTTTACATTCTCAGCTTTTCTCGCTCTATATCATGTGGTTGCTATCACGTGACTTAAGGCGTCAAAATGGCAGCctctttcaaataaattttgttcaacAACAGTTACTCTCAAAACAATTATTAGTCTATTATACACGATGCTACTCATATACATTAGAATGAATAATTTCAGACGGCATATGCTTTTTATACCATATCAGTTCTTAGTATTTTTCCCTTGTTTAATAAACACGAAGAATGGATTCTAGTAGATTTAATTAacgttatttattattataataatttaaataataatatttatttataataattttattattattaaaaatatttccaaaaaaTCCAGTCAATTATCGTCAGACTACTGTGGAAGCTGAGGTAAGAAGTTGACTCTGGTTGTTGCAATAGTCAATAGTGAAAGTAGTTTTAGCTGTTAGTGTTAGAAATCAATTACTCTGTAAAGTTAGGATTGGTTTGTAACACTAACAGTTTGTTACAGTAGGTACTagtctactagtactactactactagtaggCCCTACTATGTCATAACTATGTTACTATGTATGATACTGTATGTTAGTATGTACACTAGACTAGACTCTTGAGTTAACTTAAGTTAAAGTTTTTAAGTCAAGAATACTTCTTATAATACATCATCCCACTGGCACTAGTCCTACCTAGtcttaatagaaaaataaatagatttatctCACCTCTCCATCTTTAAAAAAGGGAATTGTAAATAAGACTtgaactggatctagatctattatcatcTATCAATGCTTGCAAtcactataaaaaataaactaagtGTAAGTCTATGTTatcatctagatcaggggtgggcaacatttttgtttcgagggtcacataaaaaaaaattgggaatggcAGGCTGCATATGACATACAACTTAGAGAGATACTCTAGCTatctgtgtagaatgtcttttaattaattcatatttacactgtattatattcacatttcttttttttttccacactccacattaaggaattacaacaaagttagtaatttttttaaccaattttatgattttttttcaaattgctgtgttgtctttttatattaaaatatcctcacaaatatacagttgtacttaatgtgcagtattttactttttacactcatgcataatgttccggaactgttgaactagcttactagttgttacccttgtgactgctgtcaaattacagtcagtcaaaatcgaccagtaataatacttgtttagtttccacaaaataaaatgcttgttcactgaatgagacaatatatatgttccggaagttaaatttcgggacgagcgaaacttgcccttgtgaagaatcaccagagaatgctgaccatgtccttcaatggtgcattctAAATCAAGAGACTTAAACAAGACTttggccccaaaaccctcctatagaaccaaaactattcagatataagattactgTTCTGAACcctattttacaaagagaattagatgaattacagaaatgggaatcaaattggagcatgtctttccacccagaaaaatgtcagttgttaagagtaacaaaaaaactaaaacaaattaattccacttatcttattcatggcaaaccagtaacacagactaaaaacgcaaaatacctaggtgttataataaatgaaaaactgtcatggaatccacatattgatgaaactacaaaaaaatcaaacaaagcattaggatttattaaaagaaatttctataaatcaaataagaacataaaactaaaatgttatttaaccttggttaggccaataatagaatatgcatcctctgtttgggacccctcaactcaagaaaacattaagaaactagaacagacacaaaatagagcagtgcgattcataacaaacgaatattcacatttgactagagtaacacctttagtaaaatcgctaaatttagaaagccttcaggacagaaggctcaaaagtaagttagcaataatacataaaacactgaaccataatcttcaaatacaaaaacaaaatttaataaaatactctgaaagacacaaagataaaggcacattcctcgtcccatatgctaggacaaatttgtacaaatactccttcttccctagtgctattagagcatggaatgggttgcctgagctagccaggaaaaccagtgacttggcagaatttaagtcattggttaatatgcatgactaaatgcatgacgcgtaggacgtaatcatcttcttttttgaagtaacgtctgtattatataagataagataagataagaacatgtaaaatgaggatgaagaagaagaagaacagatatatgtgtacacaaatagtgtgaacagcagcaatttttttcaagtgtggacatacagcttctggcacccataagactcccctggaagtactgactggaacttctctttgcttggagATATGTCCTGTGGaactgaatcagcttctgcgctaaatggtgatctgatggtattgaaaactggttcttgatgtcttaaaatttgcttttataaattgcacaattaagaattctaaataagtgttgtacttttaatcatttcactagaaatagtttcacctttcagcaaaggaaaatgacaaaaactgttttcttttgcttgcttatAGAAATgagaaagccttgtttgaaaagatttaacacacatttacatttcatatgcaaaaaAACACCCATCtcagcagaaattataaaacacATGAAATctatcttccactcttcattagaaatattggtaacaaagtcacagtcaatgtccttcaagtaccaatacaatttcttccttgagattttatgtTGTTCTCAGTTGACTTGCCCATGCTAAGTTAGCGGATACATTGGGTTATTTGTTCCCAAATAGGAAATACCTGTGGTTAACACCCCTAGCTCTAATAAGTTCGATTACTTTGTCATTTTGATCAATAATACATTGacattttatgcagctttgtgcaaactttcctgttgaGAATTTATGGTAGGGatattttttcatataaaaaaaacaaacttttttactcAGTCAAATGTCGAACTCCAtaagttgttacacttgccatcttatTCCAAGCCTAaccaacattcaacacagttcttcatagcattgaataaatactgaccAGAAATTGTGTCTTAgactgagtgtattgatgtctagccaataagcataatctttgtttacttgaaactttttataatgagacagtttggATAATTTATatggatattatttttaatatatttgctttTTAATCTCTATAttctgtgggcacacctgatttctgtaggtgtcagcgggccgcataaaacacttccgCAGGCTGCATGTGACCCGTGGGccataatttgcccacccctgatctagatctatcaatgcTATCAAAAATGAACTAAGTCTATCATTAGTTTTATcactgcctggttgtgtggtcaTCCTCTGCTGTCCTCCAGAAGGTTTGAGCTAGGGTGTTACTCCTGTTAACTGTTataattttcatttctaaaCTTATAAAACCAATAAATCTTTCATTTATTACCTAGATTtattcatctagatctataagttatttacagctaaaaaaaaaataaaagaagactTAAGGTTCGTCATAGGTGAACATGTTCTCTCAACAAGAGAAACatccttaactctttcagtgtggCGTTACTCTCAGAGAATAACTTCGTTATTAGAGCATGTACTAGTTGCCTGAGcaagccaggaaaatcaatgacttggcagaatatgATTCATTGGTTAGCATGCATAACTAGATAAACCTAGGAACACGCATAGGgcataattatctttttttttttaaattaaggtcTGTaggtattttataagataagtataGAAAAGTACTATTCACATATAATTGTTCACCCTTGCAGatgtaaatacttttttttattctttatttttttaaacatttactaATTCTATGGTTTGTGAATTTTGTGTATGTTCTagctttttttctaattttagctTCAAATAACTCATGCTTTTATATCATTTTAGGCCAACCATAATAAAAAACTGTGgatgaggttgtttttttttttgtgttcaaaggccaaaacaattaataataatgtctCTGTCAAAAGGCATGTCAATAGCAGAAAGAATAACAAAGCGATGAACAATTTTTCAATCATTCTTTGCTAGCTTAAAATTGTCTCAATTCATGCTTTTTATTGTCCTAACTTTAAGTAaattctcatgtcaacatttttCTATTACCAATTCTACTACAGAAGGGATtgatttttatcattttatggtacatattttttttatttgaatattttttttttcctttttcctctcaataacaaaaaaaaagccattttcATAAAGTAATCATGTTAAaaggggcatggtggctgagaggtagGGCACTTGGTTTCCAATCTGAAGGTTCTTCAGTtaaaatcttggtgaagattaggatttagaatttcagtatgacattagttggggaatagtaaaggcagttggttgttgtgctggccacatgacaccctcattaactgtgtgccacagaaacagatgacctttacatcatccagCTCATAGATTATAAGATCTGAaagggttactttttttttaatcatatcaATAAAggataaaatgtttctttatcttTCACAGGGTTATCTATAAATGGCCATTTAAGTGTCACAAAGAAGACACTGTCATACTGATTGTGGAGTCCGGTGCATGTCTCAGTAATTATCATGTCAGAGTCTGAATCCCATTCGGAGGAAAGTGCAGAGATTGTATTTTCTAACTCAGAAGATTCCGATTCAGAAGATACTCACCATGAAAcagtaaactttaagaaaaaaggGAGACCACCAGTTAGTCCtgttcaaagtgaaaaagaggCGTCCTCAGATGAATCTCAGAAAGAATGTAGCAGAAGTGGGAAGAGAGCATTTCAACCAaaggttaaaataaaaacactgacAATAGACGGTCAGTTGGTCTATTTCTGTAAAATATGTGATAAAATTTTCACCAGAAGAAAGGACAAACTAAATCATGAGCTGGCACACAGTGGAGAGTCCGTACTTACTTGCAACGAGTGCGGTAAAGAGTATTTGCATGAGTCGAGCCTAGCCTCGCATATGAGAACGCATGACGGCGATCCTCTTTTCATGTGCGACCTGTGCCCGAAAATGTTTGCCCAAAGCCACCATTTAAAAAGTCACATTCTCTCTCACTCAGAGCCGACCAGTTTTGTTTGCAAGACCTGCTATATGGAGTTTGCTACTGTCTCTGACTTGAACCATCATTGTAGGATTCAGATCAAGATGGAGATGCTGAAGCATTTGTGCAAACTGTGCAAGGTCTACATGTGTAGGAGTCACAGCCTCCCTTGCGAGAAAAGACTGCATGCTTTTATTTGCACGGCATGCAATGAATTTTTctacacaaacaaaaaattaaagattcATATGAAAAAGTTTGCTCATTTCTCTACTGAGCGACCCAAATGTATTGCGCCGTTACAAGAATATGAGTTATATCCCTTGAAGGTGTCAGAGAACCTTAGAAAATTTACAACTCAGAAGGAAATTGAGGCAATgaagaaaatggaaaaaaatgaattgtgcAAACAGAATCTGGTGGAAATTTCTGAAGATGAGAtgccatccaaaaaatttaagttGTCtgctagaaaaatatttttagaagaaGAACACTCCAGCACATCTATGCAAGACTCGGTGTCAGAAGTTAAACTTGAACTTGATttgaagtcacccaataaacaCAGGAAGGTTAGTATAGTTTTGAAATAGCTATTGCAGACTTGGACTAAAAACATATTATTGAAAAGTCTATTTCTTGTGAAGTTGGTAGAGtttccattttaaaaattcagacATTAAATCTGTTTATgtcctgggcattagctatagTTGGAACAATGTTGCATACACAGCAGTTTGCCCCTCTTTACGCAGCTGATTTGTCTGAAGGAAATGCTGATGTCGATACAGTTTGCAGCATTGTAGGTTCTGCAAGAGGGTGGCATAGTCCTAACAAGCCCCTTCTGTCCATACTAACTGGTTTAGGCACCAGTTACTTGCCCCATTTTCTTGTCAGTGATAACAGTTCCGCTCGATCCGATATGTGAGACACACGTGAAGGCCAAGAATTGGACTGGTTGtaagaggctatttgagatgcatgCCATTAGAGTTATTTTATAGTTAGTGGAGTGCTTAAATCCATTACCTCTTCCTacgaaaaacattttcaaaagaaCCACAGTATAACATTGTTATATTATACTTATGTGTATTTTTACAATGCCCAGGGTATGTTTAATAAACATAAATTCACACTAAAATATTTTGCattaaataaagatttttttgtatCACTCTAAGGGTAAGCCATATTGCAAGAAATGCAACAGATCCTTCAAGGACACGATGGAGCTAGAGCGTCACAAGGCTCAAGTTCACAATGAAAATGGCTCGGCACAAGCTGCACCGTTGTCCTGCAACACCGTGGACAAGCTGCACAATTGCCCAGTGTGTGGGGAAAATTTCTCTTGCTCTCTGCTGCTGACAAAACATTTAAAGAGTCACTCTGATGGCCTAATACACAAGTGTACTCAGTGTGGGAAAGGTTTCAAGCATAAGGTAATGCTAGAGGTCATGATCTCCCTTTTAACAATCaatataattacttttttttcactaataaaactaaataacaaCCTTACTTTTACAAATCAATAATATAATCTTTTTCCTAGTCAATGATAACATTTCTCTTTTACTAGTTAATAGTAAAATCTTCCTTTTCTTAGTCAATAATATTTCACTTTTACTAGTCAATAGTAAAATCTTCCTTTTTCTAATCAATTATAAGATTTCCATTTTACTAATCagtaataaaatctttttttttctagtcaaaaatataatcaattttttattaGTCAATAACGTTTTCAGAGCTAGAATAGTGTAGCTTTGACCTAGACAGTAATATTTTCAAATTAAGCTTATGATCAATTGGTTATAGTTCCTATGTCAGCTTTacataataatgaataatataaCATtcaatcatttaatttttacCCCAGTCTAAtgcaatctttttttgtttgtttgtttcttcttaAAATATGTGTTCATCAGCAACTATTtccatttattattttgttgttattttcagATTCAGTTGTTACAACATCTACGGCTCCACTTGTCACAAGAAATGAATATGAAGGAAACAAAATTGGCTTCCTGTCTTGAAACTTCAGCCGTAAAAGGAGGGGAAGGCACTTTTAAGgtgattacttttctttttttttcttccttcatCTTTTCTATGATCATTGCTGTGATGACTGATAatcttagatttagatctgctTCCAATTTAATGAccaacattaaaattaaacaactgTGTAGTTTAACATTAGAATTATCAGCTCTTAATCATATGAAACAAGGATCCTTACTTTTTGATTTTTCAAATTATATCTTTACATTCATTAAAGTATTAGCGTAATATCCTTTgatcaaaggaaatatatagAGAACagaaattaaagttcccctttcagagtttgctatctataaggcagatgatgtaatggtcatctatTTATGTGACCCATGAtgtacaagggtgtcatgtggctagctctatgaccaactgcctatactttttcccaacta belongs to Biomphalaria glabrata chromosome 12, xgBioGlab47.1, whole genome shotgun sequence and includes:
- the LOC106072650 gene encoding serine/arginine-rich splicing factor 1-like isoform X1 — encoded protein: MARDSRIYVGNLPPDIRTRDIEDLFYKYGKITFIDLKNRRGPPFAFVEFEDPRDAEDSVRQRDGYNYDGYTLRVEFPRGSGAPGGGGGGGGMRGGGGGGGGGGGGGGGGFRGRGGYGGAGRGGPPSRRTQYRVLVSGLPPSGSWQDLKDHMREAGDVCYADVFKDGTGVVEFLRKEDMRYAVRKLDDTKFRSHEGEVAYIRVKEDNPRGSRSRSPSPRKSRGSPRYSPMRDRERSYSPYN
- the LOC106072650 gene encoding serine/arginine-rich splicing factor 1-like isoform X2; protein product: MARDSRIYVGNLPPDIRTRDIEDLFYKYGKITFIDLKNRRGPPFAFVEFEDPRDAEDSVRQRDGYNYDGYTLRVEFPRGSGAPGGGGGGGGMRGGGGGGGGGGGGGGGGFRGRGGYGGAGRGGPPSRRTQYRVLVSGLPPSGSWQDLKDHMREAGDVCYADVFKDGTGVVEFLRKEDMRYAVRKLDDTKFRSHEGEVAYIRVKEDNPRGSRSRSPSPRKSRGSPRYSPMRDREQRS